From the Elaeis guineensis isolate ETL-2024a chromosome 16, EG11, whole genome shotgun sequence genome, the window AATAATGATTGTCAAGCTTCAGGCTCATCCTGCATCCATTTCAAATTAAGCTTGATGGCTATCAGGAACATAGCCTTCCAACTTTATCAGCTCGGTCAATCCATCTAAAGTTTCATATATGTTCTTGGATTCTGAATGCGACTCGCCAAAGGCAACAAATTCATGTATAGCACCAGTTACTTCTATCCAACTACATCCTCTAGTCTTCTCCACACTTCTTCCCTTCATGGTCCTCCTTAGATTGGCAGCTTCATCCCACTTGCGAGACAGAGAATAGATGTTCGCTAAGAGCACATATCTACCACTGTGATGAGGCTCCATTCTAACAAGATGCTTCCCTATGCTTTCACCCAACTCAAAATTTTTGTGGATCATGCAAGCATTAAGCAAAGCTCCCCATATGCCAGCACTTGGCTCCATAGTCATGCTTTCTATCAAACATAATGCTTCGCGTAACCGTCCAGCTCGCCCTAATAGATCAACCATGCAGCCATAGTGCTCTAACTTAGGACTGATCCCACAGTCCTTAATCATACAGTCAAAATAACTTTGCCCTTGATCTACCAATCCCCCATGAGAACATGCACAAAGAACACCTATGAAGGTAACCTCATTAGGTTGCACCCTTTCCTTTACCATCTGCAAGAAGAGATCCAAACACTCCGAGGCACGTCCGTGCATCGCCATTCCACTGATCAAGGCGGTCCATGGGTACACATCCTTTTCAGGTATTACATGAAAGATCATGAATGCATCATCTATGCAACCACATTTAGCATACATGTCTATCAATGCTGTTCCAAGAATGGAATTCAGTTCTAACTTGTTCCTTTCTATGTAACTATGAATCCATCTCCCTTGATCCAATGCCCCCAGCTGCGCACAGGCGGTCAACACAGTAGCTAGTGTCACTTGATTTGGTTTCATACCTCTGACAAGCATATCTCGGAAGAAAGATAGAGCGTCTATGAACTCATTACACTGAACATAGCCAGCAATCAACGCACTCCAAGAGACAACATTTCTACAAGGCATTTCTTCAAACAATCTTCTAGCATGATCACAATAGCCGCATTTAGCATACATATCCACAAGTGCACCACCTATGTATGCATCCCACTTCACCCTCCCACACTCCACATAGAAGCCATGGATGCATTTCCCAAGCCAAATATTCCCAACCATAGCAGCACCCTTAAGGACACTCACAACGATCACCTCATCAATCTCAACACCCACGGACTTCATCTCAGCAAAAAGAGCTAGACCCTCCACCGGTCGATCATTATCCACATACCCATGAACCATGGCCGTCCAAGAGATAAAATCTCTATTACGAATTCCATCAAAC encodes:
- the LOC105058930 gene encoding pentatricopeptide repeat-containing protein At1g50270, with product MPAAVPAKLTPLRAHLLSLLKECRTVDHLKQIHSLLVTSGLPGDAFPTAKILHLASLSLPADISYASLIFHQIYRPHVSLYNTILRGYSLRSHHVKAINLYSQMLRDGVFPNEHTYPLVLKAFSRSQNENPNQIYAQISKLGFDNDSFVQNSLVAVYAKAGDFGSARKLFDGIRNRDFISWTAMVHGYVDNDRPVEGLALFAEMKSVGVEIDEVIVVSVLKGAAMVGNIWLGKCIHGFYVECGRVKWDAYIGGALVDMYAKCGYCDHARRLFEEMPCRNVVSWSALIAGYVQCNEFIDALSFFRDMLVRGMKPNQVTLATVLTACAQLGALDQGRWIHSYIERNKLELNSILGTALIDMYAKCGCIDDAFMIFHVIPEKDVYPWTALISGMAMHGRASECLDLFLQMVKERVQPNEVTFIGVLCACSHGGLVDQGQSYFDCMIKDCGISPKLEHYGCMVDLLGRAGRLREALCLIESMTMEPSAGIWGALLNACMIHKNFELGESIGKHLVRMEPHHSGRYVLLANIYSLSRKWDEAANLRRTMKGRSVEKTRGCSWIEVTGAIHEFVAFGESHSESKNIYETLDGLTELIKLEGYVPDSHQA